In one Ananas comosus cultivar F153 linkage group 12, ASM154086v1, whole genome shotgun sequence genomic region, the following are encoded:
- the LOC109718885 gene encoding HVA22-like protein a isoform X1, translating to MGSGSFLKVVAKNFDVLAGPVITLLYPLYASVKAIETKSPVDDQQWLTYWVLYSLITLFELTFAKVIEWLPFWSYMKLIFNCWLVLPYFNGAAYVYQNFVRPMFVKQVQETVNVWYVPRKKSIFTKPDDFLFAVEKFIEENGPEALQKLVNKAEKAPKPKKSSNKRVTFAEVEHETETTKSAKNDKHVIHHKKDTEQESSSWSSSSNFMIFSDENHYWT from the exons ATGGGCTCTGGATCTTTTCTCAAGGTGGTTGCAAAAAACTTTGATGTTCTTGCTGG GCCGGTAATTACGCTTCTTTATCCGTT GTATGCTTCAGTTAAAGCAATAGAAACAAAGTCTCCTGTGGATGATCAGCAATGGCTCACATATTGGGTTTTGTACTCTTTAATCACACTATTCGAGCTTACTTTCGCTAAAGTTATTGAATG GCTTCCATTCTGGTCGTACATGAAACTGATCTTCAATTGTTGGCTGGTCTTACCCTACTTCAACGGAGCCGCCTATGTTTATCAGAATTTTGTGAGGCCCATGTTCGTAAAACAGGTCCAGGAAACAGTCAACGTCTGGTACGTCCCGCGGAAGAAGAGCATCTTCACCAAACCGGACGATTTCCTATTCGCCGTCGAGAAATTCATCGAGGAAAACGGACCCGAGGCATTGCAGAAACTCGTAAACAAG GCTGAAAAGGCGCCAAAGCCTAAGAAGAGCAGCAATAAGCGCGTGACATTTGCCGAGGTGGAGCACGAAACGGAAACGACGAAGTCCGCGAAGAATGACAAGCATGTTATCCACCATAAGAAAGATACCGAACAAGAGTCTAGCTCttggagcagcagcagcaacttcATGATTTTCAGTGATGAGAATCATTACTGGACCTAG
- the LOC109718608 gene encoding pentatricopeptide repeat-containing protein At1g26900, mitochondrial, producing MPRSAPARISTRVVSLLRSSSSSATKPYPHLLQIHALMVKSALDLLPFPTSLLLSAAAAAEAGGGAADSASAAFIYARAIFRFIPAPNLFQYNTMLRSYAALALRHHPLLLSEALALFKTLMTEPLPLDQFPFVSVLKLSARCRTLPLGKQVHGLVAKSGFDVYPNVWNTLIHFYCCCGEMCDAHTMFDEMPQRRDMVSWAALINGYGQVSETKKAMSLFRDVVSSCSEVNAASIVSALSASVEFGSLCGECLHGYCIKIGFCSELNVATAIMSVYVKFGCMDYARKVFDSVQRRDLVLYNCMVDGYAKKGLVEESLGLIEKMRRERAKPNSSTFVGLLSACASSGALVVGRRIHEFVKEEDIELDSALGTALVDMYSKTGCIIDANKVFDEMPERDVKAWTAMIMGFGFHGRAEAALSLFYRMESEKALPNEVTFLAVLSACSHGGLVAEAKKCFEKMVRDYKLSPKPEHYGCVIDLLGRAGRLEEAHELIKGLPSEADDMAWRALLAACRVHGNVELGETVRRYLVGLGDEHPADSVVLSSTYAGAGMWDAIAKAREFEGHKMVKKEAGCSSIEMAC from the coding sequence ATGCCGAGATCCGCGCCCGCACGAATCTCGACGCgcgtcgtctccctcctccgctcctcctcctcctccgccaccaaaCCCTACCCCCACCTCCTCCAAATCCACGCCCTCATGGTCAAATCCGCCCTCGACCTCCTCCCCTTCCCCACCagcctcctcctctccgccgccgccgccgccgaagcaGGTGGCGGCGCCGCCGATTCCGCCTCCGCCGCATTCATCTACGCCCGCGCCATCTTCCGCTTCATCCCCGCCCCCAACCTCTTCCAGTACAACACCATGCTCCGCTCCTACGCCGCCCTCGCCCTCCGCCaccaccccctcctcctctccgaaGCCCTCGCCCTCTTCAAAACCCTAATGACCGAACCCCTCCCCTTGGACCAGTTCCCCTTCGTCTCCGTCCTCAAGCTCTCTGCCCGGTGCCGCACCCTCCCCCTGGGGAAGCAGGTTCATGGGCTCGTCGCAAAGTCCGGTTTTGATGTGTACCCCAATGTGTGGAACACCCTCATCCATTTCTACTGTTGCTGTGGAGAAATGTGCGATGCCCATACtatgttcgacgaaatgccccaGAGAAGAGATATGGTTTCTTGGGCCGCGCTTATAAATGGGTATGGTCAGGTGTCGGAGACGAAGAAGGCAATGAGTCTGTTTAGAGATGTGGTGTCCTCTTGTTCGGAGGTCAATGCCGCTTCGATCGTCAGTGCGCTCTCAGCCTCTGTAGAATTCGGTTCCTTATGTGGTGAGTGTTTGCATGGGTATTGCATAAAGATCGGATTTTGCTCGGAGTTAAACGTCGCCACCGCAATCATGTCTGTGTACGTGAAATTTGGCTGCATGGATTATGCTCGGAAAGTGTTTGATAGTGTACAAAGAAGAGACTTGGTTTTGTACAATTGCATGGTGGACGGCTACGCAAAAAAGGGTCTTGTAGAAGAATCCTTGGGCTTGATAGAGAAGATGAGGCGCGAAAGGGCAAAacctaattcttctactttcgTGGGGTTGCTTTCGGCTTGCGCTTCTTCGGGGGCTTTAGTTGTAGGTCGGCGAATTCATGAGTTTGTTAAAGAGGAGGATATTGAGTTGGATTCAGCTCTAGGAACAGCACTTGTGGACATGTACTCGAAAACCGGATGCATCATTGATGCCAATAaagtgtttgatgaaatgccggAAAGAGATGTGAAGGCATGGACTGCTATGATCATGGGATTTGGCTTCCACGGGCGGGCTGAAGCCGCCCTTAGCCTCTTTTATAGGatggaaagtgaaaaagcgctTCCTAACGAAGTCACTTTTCTAGCAGTCCTCAGTGCCTGTAGCCACGGCGGGCTGGTGGCAGAAGCCAAGAAGTGCTTCGAGAAAATGGTGAGGGATTATAAGCTTTCTCCGAAGCCCGAGCACTACGGGTGTGTGATCGATCTACTGGGGAGAGCAGGGCGGTTGGAAGAAGCACATGAGCTTATAAAAGGGCTTCCTTCAGAAGCCGATGACATGGCTTGGAGGGCTTTGCTTGCAGCCTGCAGGGTGCATGGGAATGTCGAGTTGGGGGAGACGGTGCGGAGGTATTTGGTAGGGTTAGGGGATGAGCATCCGGCGGATTCGGTCGTTTTGTCAAGCACTTATGCAGGAGCAGGGATGTGGGACGCCATTGCAAAAGCGAGAGAGTTTGAAGGGCACAAGATGGTGAAGAAGGAAGCTGGTTGCAGCTCCATTGAGATGGCTTGTTAG
- the LOC109718885 gene encoding HVA22-like protein a isoform X2 has translation MGSGSFLKVVAKNFDVLAGPVITLLYPLYASVKAIETKSPVDDQQWLTYWVLYSLITLFELTFAKVIEWLPFWSYMKLIFNCWLVLPYFNGAAYVYQNFVRPMFVKQVQETVNVWYVPRKKSIFTKPDDFLFAVEKFIEENGPEALQKLVNKVLVKQQSILVRPILQLQYLSKFRGLKRSSE, from the exons ATGGGCTCTGGATCTTTTCTCAAGGTGGTTGCAAAAAACTTTGATGTTCTTGCTGG GCCGGTAATTACGCTTCTTTATCCGTT GTATGCTTCAGTTAAAGCAATAGAAACAAAGTCTCCTGTGGATGATCAGCAATGGCTCACATATTGGGTTTTGTACTCTTTAATCACACTATTCGAGCTTACTTTCGCTAAAGTTATTGAATG GCTTCCATTCTGGTCGTACATGAAACTGATCTTCAATTGTTGGCTGGTCTTACCCTACTTCAACGGAGCCGCCTATGTTTATCAGAATTTTGTGAGGCCCATGTTCGTAAAACAGGTCCAGGAAACAGTCAACGTCTGGTACGTCCCGCGGAAGAAGAGCATCTTCACCAAACCGGACGATTTCCTATTCGCCGTCGAGAAATTCATCGAGGAAAACGGACCCGAGGCATTGCAGAAACTCGTAAACAAGGTTTTAGTCAAGCAACAGTCCATTCTAGTCAGG CCAATATTGCAATTGCAATATCTGAGCAAGTTCAGGGGATTAAAGCGGTCGAGCGAATAG